A portion of the Tachysurus vachellii isolate PV-2020 chromosome 14, HZAU_Pvac_v1, whole genome shotgun sequence genome contains these proteins:
- the LOC132857247 gene encoding uncharacterized protein LOC132857247, producing the protein MSLLYISILWVCACVDSVESLVTVSAPVGSTVILPCKLTEDFKQTSVIRWKINNKLVFERNSDGPYSSSGHKGRVDVPVDELRKGNCSLELKNVRFTDDQTFIMEYVDTNTKEVKEINRVYLSVYALQISAPVGSTVVLPCDWSHLSFKTPHVKWFIDSETVFERKGKEINQSERYEGRVDVPEDELLKGNCSLVMKNISVSDTRIYSSSMLITDTQESVLVQKVKLSVVAKPQKKEDVKPAPSGEAGINCPQPLILIMFLMFLLFSR; encoded by the exons ATGTCCCTCCTTTATATTTCCATCTTATgggtctgtgcctgtgtgg ACAGTGTAGAATCTCTGGTTACTGTATCAGCTCCAGTGGGTTCCACAGTCATCCTGCCGTGTAAACTGACTGAAGACTTCAAACAAACATCAGTTATTAGGTGGAAGATCAATAATAAGCTTGTGTTTGAGAGAAACAGTGATGGTCCATATTCAAGTTCAGGACATAAAGGACGTGTGGATGTTCCTGTGGACGAGCTGCGTAAAGGAAACTGTTCCCTGGAGTTGAAGAACGTCAGATTTACTGATGACCAAACCTTTATAATGGAATATGTGGACACTAACACTAAGGAAGTGAAAGAAATTAACAGAGTTTATCTCTCAGTCTATG CTCTTCAGATATCAGCTCCAGTGGGTTCCACAGTTGTCCTGCCGTGTGATTGGAGTCATCTGTCCTTCAAAACACCTCACGTTAAGTGGTTTATCGATTCTGAGACTGTGTTTGAGCGAAAGGGTAAAGAGATAAATCAGAGTGAAAGATATGAGGGTCGTGTGGACGTTCCTGAGGACGAGCTGCTTAAAGGAAACTGTTCCCTGGTGATGAAGAACATCAGTGTTAGTGATACAAGAATCTACAGCAGCTCCATGTtaattacagacacacaggaaTCTGTCTTGGTCCAGAAGGTTAAACTGTCAGTTGTTG caaaaccccaaaaaaagGAAGACGTAAAACCAGCTCCCTCAG GTGAAGCAGGAATAAATTGCCCTCAGCCTCTGATCCTCATCATGTTCCTCATGTTTTTACTTTTCTCACGCTGA
- the LOC132857253 gene encoding uncharacterized protein LOC132857253 → MSLLYISILWVCACVDSAESLVTVSAPVGSTVILPCNLTEEFKQSSVIKWYINNDFVFERSGDGPYSGEGYKGRVDVPLDELRKGNCSLVLKNVKFTDGGLYKTFTMVHVDTNTEMKEINSVKLSVDALQISAPVGSKAVLPCNWSHLSIKTPHVQWFIDTETVFERKGKDSYPGEGYEGRVDVPEDELLKGNCSLVMKNISVSDTRIYSSSMLITYTQESVLVQKVKLSVVGKWINLRRY, encoded by the exons ATGTCCCTCCTTTATATTTCCATCTTATgggtctgtgcctgtgtgg ACAGTGCAGAATCTCTGGTTACTGTATCAGCTCCAGTGGGTTCCACAGTCATCCTGCCGTGTAACCTGACTGAAGAGTTCAAACAATCATCAGTTATTAAGTGGTACATCAATAATGACTTTGTGTTTGAGAGAAGCGGTGATGGTCCATATTCAGGTGAAGGATATAAAGGACGTGTGGATGTTCCTTTGGACGAGCTGCGTAAAGGAAACTGTTCCCTGGTGTTGAAGAACGTCAAATTTACTGATGGCGGTTTATACAAAACCTTTACAATGGTACATGTGGACACTAAcactgaaatgaaagaaattaacaGCGTTAAGCTCTCAGTCGATG CTCTTCAGATATCAGCTCCAGTGGGTTCCAAAGCTGTCCTGCCGTGTAATTGGAGTCATCTGTCCATCAAAACTCCTCACGTTCAGTGGTTTATCGATACTGAGACTGTGTTTGAGCGAAAGGGTAAAGATTCATATCCAGGTGAAGGATATGAGGGTCGTGTGGACGTTCCTGAGGACGAGCTGCTTAAAGGAAACTGTTCCCTGGTGATGAAGAACATCAGTGTTAGTGATACAAGAATCTACAGCAGCTCCATGTTAATTACGTACACACAGGAATCTGTCTTGGTCCAGAAGGTTAAACTGTCAGTTGTTGGTAAGTGGATTAATCTCAGACGATACTGA
- the LOC132857255 gene encoding uncharacterized protein LOC132857255 codes for MSLLYISILWVCACVDSAESLVTVSAPVGSTVILPCNLTEEFKPTSVITWKINNKLVFVRSSDGTYQGKGYEGRVDVPEDELLKGNCSLVMKNIRFSDKRIYSSSMIKDIQESVLVQKVKLSVVEVSVNERGSSSKGSDSHQTGGNKWIISCVVIVIFIIIIIIICVSVYCCCVKGFSCVTTSTEQMICSDLIMDFILNFITAPLS; via the exons ATGTCCCTCCTTTATATTTCCATCTTATgggtctgtgcctgtgtgg ACAGTGCAGAATCTCTGGTTACTGTATCAGCTCCAGTGGGTTCCACAGTCATCCTGCCGTGTAACCTGACTGAAGAGTTCAAACCAACATCAGTTATTACGTGGAAGATCAATAATAAGCTTGTGTTTGTGAGAAGCAGTGATGGTACATATCAGGGTAAAGGATATGAGGGTCGTGTGGACGTTCCTGAGGACGAGCTGCTTAAAGGAAACTGTTCCCTGGTGATGAAGAACATCAGATTTAGTGATAAAAGAATCTACAGCAGCTCCATGATTAAAGACATACAGGAATCTGTCTTGGTCCAGAAGGTTAAACTGTCAGTTGTTG agGTCAGTGTTAATGAGAGAGGATCTTCATCAAAGGGTTCAGACTCACACCAGACTGGAGGGAACAAGTGGATTATTTCATGTGTTGTGATCgtaatcttcatcatcatcatcatcatcatctgtgtgtctgtgtactgcTGCTGTGTGAAAG GTTTCAGTTGTGTCACCACCTCCACTGAACAG ATGATCTGCTCTGATCTCATCATGGATTTCATCTTAAACTTCATCACTGCACCACTGAGCTGA